In Drosophila pseudoobscura strain MV-25-SWS-2005 chromosome 4, UCI_Dpse_MV25, whole genome shotgun sequence, the following proteins share a genomic window:
- the Vm32E gene encoding vitelline membrane protein Vm32E: protein MKTVAFLAVVVLFAAFACASCSSSYAAPAPAPAPAAAPASSYSSVPAPPCPKNYLFSCQPNLVPAPCAQQAAPAAYGSAGAYTEQVPSYIGFAPYQQLQQYHQRIGNAALIDELRSLGHGIQGQQY from the coding sequence ATGAAGACCGTTGCCTTCCTCGCTGTCGTTGTCCTGTTCGCGGCCTTCGCCTGCGCCTCCTGCTCGAGCTCGTATGCGGctccggccccggccccggccccggccgcTGCCCCGGCCTCCAGCTACTCCTCGGTGCCGGCGCCGCCGTGCCCCAAGAACTACCTGTTCAGCTGCCAGCCCAACCTGGTGCCCGCCCCCTGCGCCCAGCAGGCGGCGCCGGCCGCCTACGGCTCGGCGGGTGCCTACACGGAGCAGGTGCCCTCCTACATCGGATTCGCGCCGtaccagcagctgcagcagtacCACCAGCGGATCGGCAACGCAGCCCTgatcgacgagctgcgcagcCTGGGCCATGGCATCCAGGGGCAGCAGTACTGA